In the genome of Quercus robur chromosome 3, dhQueRobu3.1, whole genome shotgun sequence, one region contains:
- the LOC126719116 gene encoding uncharacterized protein LOC126719116 produces the protein MEGGDGTSIRIWTDPWLPSQFLPFVSSPVAQALEEAKVVSLIDPDTKEWLSATIQSTFYPRDAELILSIPLSSIPMVDKLVWPFSQTGVYTIKSRYRFLCRSQSFEDNDYHPIETNLWKKVWGLQVQPKVRNLFWQAIKNSIPSKVNLKRRMVIPVDLCDHCKSSPKDTVHTLWSCPLLQLVLSHDPSWNFRASQPFTTFKDLVEHLIEAGVDLNYFANVVWTIWHRKNALRTSDSPFPILRVLQDARSAQASYVRSIPPEPPDHGGLAP, from the coding sequence ATGGAGGGTGGGGATGGAACTTCAATCCGGATTTGGACTGATCCCTGGTTGCCCTCTCAGTTTTTGCCATTTGTTTCCTCACCTGTGGCACAAGCTTTGGAGGAAGCCAAGGTAGTGTCCCTCATTGATCCAGACACCAAAGAGTGGCTCTCGGCCACTATACAGTCCACCTTTTATCCCCGTGATGCTGAGTTGATTTTGTCCATCCCTTTGAGCTCTATTCCTATGGTAGATAAGCTAGTTTGGCCATTCTCTCAAACAGGTGTTTACACAATCAAGTCAAGGTATCGGTTTCTATGTCGATCACAAAGTTTTGAGGACAATGATTATCACCCCATTGAGACAAACTTATGGAAGAAGGTATGGGGTTTACAGGTTCAGCCAAAGGTCAGAAATTTATTTTGGCAGGCCATTAAAAACTCGATCCCGTCAAAAGTAAACCTCAAGCGACGCATGGTTATTCCTGTGGACTTGTGTGACCACTGTAAAAGCTCTCCTAAAGACACGGTGCATACACTCTGGTCATGTCCACTCCTCCAACTGGTGTTGTCCCATGACCCAAGCTGGAACTTCAGAGCATCCCAGCCATTCACAACTTTCAAGGACCTGGTTGAGCATTTAATTGAAGCAGGGGTGGATTTGAATTACTTTGCAAACGTAGTTTGGACGATCTGGCATCGCAAGAATGCTCTTCGGACTAGTGATAGTCCATTTCCAATTCTACGAGTTCTGCAAGATGCTCGGTCTGCACAAGCATCTTATGTTCGTTCAATTCCTCCAGAACCTCCAGACCATGGCGGCCTTGCTCCTTAA
- the LOC126719117 gene encoding uncharacterized protein LOC126719117 gives MEPEFQQANQRFSEEDAELEKSEEADSDTELDDLVEGMVDVKLTKETKARIRAPWTKALIVKVYGKTVGYSYLTFKINTLWKPVAKMVCVDLGKDFFLIKFSDKSDYDKVLQGGPWFVGEHFLAIKPWEPYFKASKASFTSVAVWIRFPELPIEFYDPMVLREINSAIGPVLRIDSYTASGSRASFARLCVQIDLSKPLVNLVRMGRLRQKVMYEGISALCFCCGRLGHKQECCGYRVRPMEKNREEGPS, from the exons atGGAGCCTGAGTTTCAGCAAGCTAACCAACGTTTTAGTGAGGAAGATGCAGAGCTTGAGAAGAGT GAAGAGGCTGATTCAGATACTGAACTGGATGATCTAGTGGAAGGTATGGTGGATGTGAAACTTACTAAAGAAACCAAGGCTAGGATTAGAGCTCCTTGGACTAAGGCATTGATAGTGAAAGTGTATGGAAAAACTGTGGGATATAGTTACCTCACTTTCAAAATCAATACCTTATGGAAGCCTGTTGCAAAGATGGTTTGTGTTGATCTTGGAAAGGATTTTTTTCTAATCAAGTTTAGTGATAAGTCTGACTATGACAAGGTGCTTCAAGGTGGCCCCTGGTTTGTTGGGGAGCACTTTCTAGCAATAAAACCATGGGAACCATATTTTAAAGCTTCTAAAGCTTCTTTCACTTCAGTGGCTGTTTGGATCAGATTTCCAGAGCTCCCTATTGAGTTTTACGACCCTATGGTGCTTAGAGAGATCAACTCAGCCATTGGACCTGTTTTGCGGATTGACTCCTACACCGCGTCGGGTTCAAGAGCAAGTTTTGCTCGTCTGTGTGTccaaattgatctttccaaacCATTAGTCAATCTGGTCAGAATGGGACGTCTAAGGCAAAAGGTGATGTATGAAGGTATCTCagctttgtgtttttgttgtggGAGGCTTGGGCATAAACAAGAATGCTGTGGATACCGTGTGAGACCAATGGAGAAGAATAGGGAGGAAGGTCCTTCATAG
- the LOC126719118 gene encoding uncharacterized protein LOC126719118 codes for MLRRPLVVPHLDESGWLVQERKVIDFRGSVSMHLGNMPTLKLFQILNPVKRCDLLVCCKEEIQGILNYLVVWKPDWAASKDLLRRLGWSMIASAMMGTNSMEVPNINCSKMNILLWNCRGALNGDFTRRVFEMAVNHFSTIMIITKTRVGGDRATKIIEGLPFDGFFVTETIGYVGGLWLLWKKEEVEVFVLATTEQEIHATIKVCNSDFTWLISSVYASPRLAERKILWANLSQVALLHNLPWLLLCDFNEILCRNDKLGGRQINLNRALEFKSCLDDCNFLDLGFSGPKFTWSNRRQISDLILERIDRCFANPAWRTLYPEASVTHLPRVFSDHCPVLLELSRPPPTATDKPFRFHTMWMHHPDFPNVVRKTWELGLDLHTAIKSFAVNAKQWNRSVFGNIFARKKRVLARINGAQKALSNGPSHFLIQLEKSLIDEYNSIMQQEEEFWALKSRLNWAVYGDSNTSFFHVSTLVRRHRNKIRMLKNYVGEWITNEEEVKEYILSGFKEIFQTELLFSPADPVALFSSCSFLSEEERSILAGPVLEDEIRHGLWALKPFKAPGLDGLHAGFFQYFWNDVKNSVCMKVSNIFDSRVIPDFLNETLISLIPKCTSPESLGNFRPISLCNTIYKVVTKIIVGRIRPFLDKLISPNQTAFVPGRRGLDNVVVAQELIHSLDKKKGRVGFMAIKVDLVKAYDRLEWSFIRKILQAFCFPHELIKLIMSCVSTTTISILINGGKSSTFKPTRGIRQGDPLSPYLFILCMEYLGFLINESCRLKNWTPQKASRQNVGVSHLFFADNLMLFAKADKEGAESIKKVLNIFCKESRQLVSAEKSCIYFSPNVSPNIREDICGVLDIAETSNIGKYLGFPLNHKGAARNRYNFVVERVISKLSGWKSKFLSFAGRTVLVKFVMAAIPSYVMQGAALPSHVCEKLDKVNRDFLWGSSTEKRKLHLVGWSKIIRPKDEGGLGIQATRAKNIALLAKLNWRLYHNQDSLWAKVLLSKYCSQHRRDSLNSEKLPCSSNWAAIKVGFPIFKQGICWNVGNKSKLSFWESNWVKGNTMRELIEGPLPQHEESFTISDIHQSGHWNFGKISFALPKVVIDRIQAIPIQSFGEREDTLMWKFSADGEFSMDSAYRLTISDQPKPLSFSGYWVWGVDTLPKIRHFLWLCNHASIPTRQVIKHRGIDCSALCPLCNVQKESIIHTLRDCPFARKFWLSIGVPQVLTDFLSLDLLVWLRINCLCSRNIQAKGLPWCFIFPFAAWWLWKHRNRVVFENCPANPKLYLSCIQAVREYFYCVSKTQKSKHNTAIQVRWFNPPIGWFKLNSDGAALGNPGKAGGGGLIRDYQGKWVKGYMRHIGFASSIIAKFWALKDGLLLASQLGISKLLVELDAQIVVNLLHSSRPCNNSFSSLLNDCRYLLRQFQQVRVNHVFREANRCADFLAKGGCTLDGNCVVLDTPISEDLCIILNSDALGMYSLRLVANTSPFMAS; via the coding sequence ATGCTAAGGCGGCCATTAGTAGTGCCCCACTTGGACGAATCGGGCTGGCTTGTCCAAGAGAGGAAAGTGATAGATTTTAGGGGATCGGTCTCAATGCATCTGGGGAATATGCCTACGTTGAAGTTGTTCCAGATTCTCAACCCAGTCAAGAGATGTGATCTTCTAGTATGTTGCAAAGAAGAAATTCAGGGGATATTGAACTATTTGGTGGTGTGGAAGCCGGATTGGGCAGCGTCCAAGGATCTCCTAAGGAGACTGGGATGGAGCATGATTGCATCAGCAATGATGGGGACCAATTCTATGGAAGTGCCGAATATTAACTGCTCCAAAATGAATATCCTTTTGTGGAATTGTAGGGGTGCCCTGAACGGGGACTTCACGAGAAGGGTTTTTGAAATGGCAGTCAACCACTTTTCGACCATAATGATTATCACTAAAACAAGAGTGGGCGGCGATAGGGCTACCAAGATTATTGAGGGTCTTCCTTTCGATGGATTCTTTGTCACTGAAACCATTGGATATGTGGGAGGACTTTGGCTACTCTGGAAAAAAGAGGAGGTAGAAGTGTTTGTCCTGGCTACCACAGAACAAGAGATCCATGCTACTATTAAGGTATGCAATTCTGACTTTACTTGGCTTATTTCTTCTGTTTATGCAAGTCCTCGCCTTGctgaaagaaaaattttatgggCTAATTTGTCCCAAGTTGCTCTCTTACATAATCTTCCCTGGTTACTTCTTTGTGACTTTAATGAAATTCTGTGCAGAAATGATAAACTGGGGGGTAGGCAAATCAATCTTAATAGAGCATTAGAATTTAAATCCTGTCTGGATGATTGTAACTTCCTGGACCTTGGTTTTTCTGGACCAAAGTTCACTTGGTCTAATCGTCGGCAAATTTCTGATCTTATTTTAGAGCGCATTGATAGATGCTTTGCGAACCCTGCTTGGAGAACTCTATATCCCGAAGCCTCAGTGACCCATTTGCCTAGGGTATTTTCCGATCACTGCCCTGTTCTACTAGAGTTATCTAGGCCTCCTCCCACGGCAACTGATAAACCTTTTAGGTTTCACACCATGTGGATGCACCATCCAGATTTCCCAAATGTGGTTAGGAAAACTTGGGAGCTTGGGCTTGACCTTCATACAGCTATTAAGAGTTTTGCGGTTAATGCTAAACAATGGAACAGATCGGTTTTTGGGAATATCTTTGCCCGGAAGAAAAGGGTTTTAGCCAGGATAAATGGGGCCCAAAAAGCCCTTTCCAATGGCCCTAGTCATTTCTTGATTCAGCTAGAAAAGAGTCTCATCGATGAGTATAACTCAATAATGCAACAAGAGGAGGAATTCTGGGCCTTAAAATCTCGTCTTAATTGGGCTGTGTATGGTGATTCCAACACTTCATTTTTTCATGTCTCCACGCTGGTCAGGAGGCATAGGAACAAGATTagaatgttaaaaaattatgttgggGAATGGATTACTAATGAAGAGGAAGTTAAAGAGTACATCCTTTCGGGCTTTAAAGAGATTTTCCAAACGGAGCTTTTATTCTCCCCCGCTGATCCAGTGGCCCTATTTTCCAGTTGCAGCTTCCTTTCTGAGGAAGAGAGATCCATATTGGCTGGCCCTGTTTTGGAGGATGAAATTAGACATGGCCTTTGGGCCTTAAAGCCATTTAAAGCTCCTGGACTAGACGGATTACATGCGGGgtttttccaatatttttggAATGATGTTAAAAATTCTGTATGTATGAaagtttcaaatatttttgATTCAAGGGTGATTCCTGATTTTCTTAATGAAACCTTGATTTCACTTATCCCTAAGTGCACCAGCCCGGAAAGTTTGGGTAATTTTAGACCGATTAGTCTATGCAACACCATCTATAAGGTGGTCACAAAAATCATTGTTGGCCGCATTAGACCCTTTTTGGATAAACTTATTTCGCCAAATCAGACTGCCTTTGTTCCGGGAAGAAGGGGTTTGGACAATGTTGTTGTTGCACAAGAACTTATTCACTCTTTAGATAAAAAGAAGGGTAGAGTGGGCTTCATGGCCATTAAGGTGGATCTTGTGAAGGCTTATGACCGTCTTGAGTGGTCATTCATCCGAAAAATCCTCCAAGCCTTTTGTTTTCCTCATGAGTTGATTAAGTTGATTATGAGTTGTGTGTCAACCACGACCATCTCTATTCTCATTAATGGAGGTAAATCAAGCACCTTCAAGCCCACTAGAGGGATACGTCAAGGTGATCCCCTTTCTCCATATCTATTCATCCTTTGCATGGAGTATCTTGGATTTCTCATCAATGAAAGTTGTAGGTTGAAAAATTGGACACCACAGAAAGCTTCTAGGCAAAATGTGGGTGTTTCACACCTTTTCTTTGCAGACAACCTTATGCTATTTGCCAAAGCTGATAAGGAAGGTGCTGAATCCATTAAGAAGGTGTTGAATATCTTTTGCAAGGAATCTAGGCAGCTGGTTAGTGCCGAAAAATCCTGCATTTATTTCTCGCCTAATGTCTCCCCAAACATTAGAGAGGATATCTGTGGTGTTCTTGATATTGCTGAAACCTCAAATATTGGAAAATACTTAGGCTTCCCCCTAAATCACAAAGGTGCAGCCCGGAATAGATACAATTTTGTTGTGGAAAGGGTTATCTCTAAGCTTTCGGGGTGGAAATCTAAATTCCTATCCTTCGCTGGAAGAACGGTTCTTGTCAAATTTGTCATGGCTGCAATCCCAAGTTATGTTATGCAGGGGGCTGCTTTGCCGAGTCATGTTTGTGAAAAACTTGATAAAGTCAATAGAGATTTCTTGTGGGGTTCATCTACAGAGAAGAGAAAGCTCCACCTTGTTGGATGGAGCAAAATAATTAGGCCCAAGGATGAGGGGGGGCTCGGCATCCAGGCAACAAGGGCCAAAAACATTGCCTTACTAGCCAAGCTCAATTGGAGGCTCTATCACAACCAAGATTCCTTGTGGGCAAAAGTCTTATTAAGTAAATATTGCTCCCAGCATCGCCGGGATTCTTTGAATTCGGAGAAGCTTCCTTGCTCTTCTAATTGGGCTGCAATCAAAGTGGGGTTTCCTATATTTAAGCAAGGTATTTGCTGGAATGTGGGAAACAAGTCGAAGCTGAGTTTTTGGGAAAGTAATTGGGTGAAGGGTAATACTATGAGAGAATTAATTGAGGGCCCTCTTCCCCAACATGAGGAGTCTTTTACTATTTCGGATATTCATCAAAGTGGGCATTGGAACTTTGGAAAAATTTCTTTTGCTCTTCCTAAGGTGGTCATTGATAGAATTCAAGCCATTCCTATTCAATCATTTGGTGAGAGGGAGGATACTTTAATGTGGAAATTTTCAGCTGATGGAGAATTCAGTATGGACTCAGCCTACCGTTTAACTATTTCAGATCAACCTAAACCTCTATCCTTTTCTGGCTACTGGGTTTGGGGTGTGGATACTTTGCCAAAAATAAGGCATTTTCTGTGGTTGTGCAACCATGCTAGCATACCTACTAGGCAAGTGATTAAACATAGGGGAATTGATTGCTCTGCTCTCTGCCCCTTATGCAATGTGCAAAAGGAGTCGATCATACATACACTTAGAGACTGCCCATTTGCGAGGAAATTTTGGTTATCCATTGGAGTGCCTCAAGTTCTTACTGATTTTCTTAGTCTTGATTTGCTGGTTTGGCTTAGAATTAACTGCTTGTGCAGCAGAAACATTCAAGCTAAAGGTCTTCCTTGGTGCTTCATCTTTCCTTTTGCGGCTTGGTGGTTATGGAAACATAGAAATAGGGTTGTTTTTGAGAACTGTCCAGCCAACCCAAAGCTTTATTTGTCTTGTATCCAGGCTGTGAGAGAATATTTTTACTGTGTAAGCAAAACTCAAAAGTCCAAGCATAATACTGCTATTCAAGTGCGCTGGTTCAATCCACCTATTGGCTGGTTTAAGCTAAATTCTGATGGGGCTGCACTTGGAAACCCGGGCAAGGCGGGTGGGGGAGGTCTAATTCGTGATTATCAAGGGAAATGGGTTAAAGGGTACATGAGGCATATCGGTTTTGCTTCTAGTATCATAGCAAAATTTTGGGCGTTGAAGGATGGGTTGCTGCTTGCTTCCCAACTTGGCATCTCTAAGCTTCTTGTGGAGTTGGATGCTCAAATTGTGGTCAACTTGCTTCACTCTTCCAGACCTTGCAAtaactctttttcttctctgCTTAATGATTGCAGATACCTCCTTCGCCAATTCCAGCAAGTCAGGGTCAACCATGTCTTTCGGGAAGCGAATAGATGTGCGGATTTTCTTGCTAAAGGTGGCTGCACCCTTGATGGGAATTGTGTTGTTTTGGACACTCCTATTTCAGAAgatctttgtattattttaaattctgaTGCTCTTGGAATGTACTCCTTAAGGCTTGTAGCCAACACTTCGCCTTTTATGGCTAGTTAA
- the LOC126716771 gene encoding uncharacterized protein LOC126716771 produces the protein MMNLIPLSFLSKMGIYDIEIHGANVKVSIVENPALVGAKMDELRSSLQTSERLVVGLDVKFVETFGNLKDICKFLVLCVGSHCLMIQIPDPERISETLGHFLSDETICFLGTGMSKIVSELGSLSYLSLVAGSIGAFTCRPVNFKTGVEVGFLAAKILKKPNVENHGLAELAGEVGMDIKEPIGECPDWNAKVFSNEEVKYAVHNAYTSYVIGNKLFDML, from the coding sequence ATGATGAACCTCATACCACTATCATTCCTGTCAAAAATGGGCATTTATGACATTGAAATACACGGTGCAAACGTTAAGGTAAGCATAGTCGAAAATCCTGCTTTGGTTGGTGCTAAGATGGATGAGTTAAGATCTTCGTTACAAACTTCAGAAAGGCTAGTTGTTGGACTCGACGTTAAGTTTGTCGAAACTTTTGGGAATTTAAAAGATATATGCAAGTTTTTGGTTCTTTGTGTTGGGAGTCATTGCTTGATGATCCAAATACCCGACCCGGAGAGGATATCTGAGACCCTTGGGCATTTTCTGTCTGATGAGACTATTTGTTTTCTGGGTACCGGAATGAGCAAAATAGTTTCAGAGCTGGGCAGCTTAAGTTATTTGTCACTGGTTGCAGGCTCTATAGGAGCTTTCACCTGTCGACCTGTAAATTTTAAGACAGGTGTTGAAGTAGGCTTTTTGGCTGCTAAAATTCTGAAGAAACCGAATGTTGAAAATCATGGATTAGCGGAGTTGGCAGGTGAAGTTGGAATGGATATAAAGGAACCAATTGGTGAATGTCCTGACTGGAATGCTAAGGTGTTCTCAAATGAAGAGGTCAAGTATGCAGTGCACAATGCCTATACTTCTTATGTTATTGGGAATAAGCTCTTTGATATGCTCTAA
- the LOC126716770 gene encoding uncharacterized protein LOC126716770, whose product MSNMINLIPLSFLSKMGMYDIEIHGANVKVSVVDNPALVDAKINELKSSLQTSQRRVVGLDIKFALINDIGDDEILQAEDYLPLGKILLLCVGTDCLMIQLPTTMEVTDALRQFLSDETICFLGTEMREKVEELRRHYFSKQTQRVDCKTGVEVGYLAAKILKKGKADKYGLSELAGEVGMDIKEPTGARPDWHAVAFSDEEVKYAVHNAYASYVIGNKLLDML is encoded by the coding sequence ATGTCCAACATGATCAACCTCATTCCTCTATCATTCCTGTCAAAAATGGGTATGTATGACATTGAAATACACGGTGCAAACGTCAAGGTAAGCGTAGTCGACAATCCTGCTTTGGTTGATGCTAAGATAAATGAGTTAAAATCTTCATTACAAACTTCACAAAGGCGTGTTGTTGGGCTCGACATTAAGTTTGCGCTAATTAACGACATTGGTGATGATGAAATTTTGCAAGCTGAAGATTATTTACCTTTAGGCAAGATTTTGCTTCTTTGTGTGGGGACTGATTGCTTGATGATCCAATTACCTACCACAATGGAGGTAACTGATGCCCTCAGGCAGTTTCTGTCTGATGAGACTATTTGTTTTCTGGGTACCGAAATGCGCGAGAAAGTTGAAGAACTACGCCGCCATTATTTTAGTAAACAAACGCAACGTGTGGATTGTAAGACAGGTGTTGAAGTAGGCTATTTGGCTGCTAAAATTCTGAAGAAAGGCAAAGCTGATAAGTATGGATTATCGGAGTTGGCAGGCGAAGTTGGAATGGACATAAAGGAACCAACTGGTGCACGTCCTGACTGGCATGCAGTAGCGTTCTCAGATGAAGAGGTCAAGTATGCAGTGCACAATGCCTATGCTTCTTATGTTATTGGGAATAAGCTCCTGGATATGCTCTAA